The Zeugodacus cucurbitae isolate PBARC_wt_2022May chromosome 4, idZeuCucr1.2, whole genome shotgun sequence genome includes the window AGGAAAAGTAATCAGACAATGGGAAACTTTTATCACCAAAGTGATAGTACCACGTCCATTAGTTCTGGAACAATACTAAACTATCTTTagtaaaattgtgtgtaattgtaaggagagtataaaatgttcggttacacacgGAACTTCCATACCTATTAATATAAGGTTTTGTCAACACCtgaaaatatttcagaataCTAAATTGAtactaaattaatttctttaatattaacAGAAGTTATGAAGTGTatcgaattttataaataactacCTTAGAGATCAGAAATATAAAACCTTCTTGCAATGGATTACTCAgacatttctaaaaaatatgagGCATAAAACCCttgttcaataataataataacaataataatgagtAATTTTTATGTAATCTTATTTATCCGCATAAAAATAGAAACTTTAATCATTTgcacaacatttatttataccgAGTTGAGTTTTGTTGTCCGTCAAACTTTAGCAGTGGGGTtttgatttcttaatttttttttaaattaccaaTATCGTTCCTTTGGTCCAATTTGGCAATTATCTCATATCCACTAGCCCATAAATAAATCTCCGGTTTTATCTTCAGCTTTTTACGATTTTGTTCAATCTTTTCGGCCAGTATATCGTCTTTGCGTGCGCACACCAGATCACGTGGTCCCAAACTCAAAGTAGGACAAAAGTCACCGCTACCATTACCGATGTACACCACGCGATCGTAGTTTATTTGCAGACTTTTCTGCATCTTAATGAATTCTTCCATCACACGCCGCTTGCACATGTTCTGTGGACTGTACGGACATTCAGTGCAATGATAACCGCTCACAGTCACCTCTCCGCTGTCATTGATCTGAGATGGATTACAATAAATACCGGTGAAACAGTGGAAGAGTCCATGGTGCTCCAACCAATCGGCGATTATGATGCGATAGCCGTCGCTGATCAAGATCAAGTCATATGTGGGTTCACAAGAATTCGACAGGTAGTGAATCAGTTTCACCATACCGGGAATGGGCGGCACTGCACGTATAAATTGGCACATTGTACTCGTCTGGTAGCCCATGAAATGGAGCTCCTTAAGTGCTTTGTTACAATAGTCGACCCAACCCTTTTTCTGCGTGTCATACATGTGAGGTCGCCGGTAATTTGGTATGAATTGGAGCAGTTGACGCATGGAATTTACACTTATGATGGTCTCgtcaaaatcgaaaataattaattggcGTGAAGGCATTTTTCGTAGTTTTCGT containing:
- the LOC105215890 gene encoding pyridoxal phosphate phosphatase PHOSPHO2; translation: MPSRQLIIFDFDETIISVNSMRQLLQFIPNYRRPHMYDTQKKGWVDYCNKALKELHFMGYQTSTMCQFIRAVPPIPGMVKLIHYLSNSCEPTYDLILISDGYRIIIADWLEHHGLFHCFTGIYCNPSQINDSGEVTVSGYHCTECPYSPQNMCKRRVMEEFIKMQKSLQINYDRVVYIGNGSGDFCPTLSLGPRDLVCARKDDILAEKIEQNRKKLKIKPEIYLWASGYEIIAKLDQRNDIGNLKKN